From the genome of Clostridium sp. BNL1100, one region includes:
- a CDS encoding SGNH/GDSL hydrolase family protein, which translates to MRKITMTRKTGAFLVVFSLLFVLFLASVGSTNVSALEPPGVYGDFNGDRNVDALDFMKLKQYLMDQNTTYYFYMDLNGDSALDAMDFAILKQYLLGIVKTLPTNSTPTKPGVLLVGRFDTSDSAGPKFAWSTSTIKASFTGTAISATIKSSGDNWFNIIIDGVVKTPVNVPAGSSSPITLASGLTDGIHSIELVRRTEASIGETQFLGFNVTGGGLLPAPSPSTRRIEFIGDSITCGYGNEGTSQYQSFTSKNENAYMAYGAITSRLLNADPMTICWSGKGLVQNYGGDLNDLMPAVYSRVLPYNTTLTWDTSKWSPQVVVINLGTNDFSTGSIDKTTFATAYANFVTKIRGQYPDAHIYCAVGPMLSWDQLTKCKDAITSVVDQKKTSGDSKIHFIEFPVQVESNGYGEDWHPSVKTHELMANQLAATIKTDLGW; encoded by the coding sequence ATGAGAAAAATAACAATGACAAGAAAAACAGGGGCTTTTTTAGTTGTATTTTCACTTCTTTTTGTATTATTTCTTGCTTCTGTAGGAAGCACCAACGTTTCTGCACTTGAGCCACCCGGAGTATATGGTGACTTCAACGGTGACAGGAATGTGGACGCTCTGGATTTTATGAAATTAAAGCAATATCTGATGGACCAGAATACTACTTACTATTTTTATATGGATTTAAATGGTGATAGTGCGTTGGATGCAATGGACTTTGCTATTTTGAAACAATATCTGTTGGGTATAGTTAAGACCCTGCCAACTAATTCTACACCTACAAAACCGGGGGTACTGTTGGTTGGTAGATTTGATACCAGCGATTCTGCAGGCCCTAAGTTTGCATGGAGTACTTCAACTATAAAGGCAAGTTTTACGGGAACCGCAATCAGTGCAACTATTAAATCATCAGGGGACAACTGGTTTAATATTATAATCGACGGTGTTGTAAAAACACCTGTTAATGTTCCTGCAGGGTCATCATCACCGATTACCCTTGCTTCCGGCCTGACAGACGGTATACATAGCATTGAACTGGTCAGAAGAACTGAAGCTTCAATCGGTGAAACACAATTTTTAGGCTTTAATGTAACCGGAGGTGGCTTGTTACCTGCCCCTTCACCTTCAACAAGAAGAATAGAATTCATAGGTGATTCTATTACATGCGGATACGGTAACGAAGGAACAAGCCAGTATCAGTCATTTACCAGCAAAAATGAAAATGCGTATATGGCGTATGGAGCAATAACTTCAAGACTGTTGAACGCTGACCCGATGACTATCTGTTGGTCAGGAAAAGGGTTGGTACAAAACTATGGCGGGGATCTTAATGACTTAATGCCTGCTGTTTATTCACGAGTACTTCCTTATAATACAACTCTCACTTGGGATACAAGCAAATGGAGTCCACAGGTGGTTGTAATCAATCTGGGTACCAATGACTTTAGTACCGGTTCTATTGATAAAACAACCTTCGCAACGGCATATGCAAACTTTGTAACAAAAATAAGGGGGCAGTATCCTGATGCCCATATATATTGTGCAGTAGGGCCAATGCTTTCATGGGATCAGCTGACAAAGTGCAAGGATGCCATAACCAGTGTTGTTGACCAGAAAAAAACTTCAGGGGATTCAAAAATTCATTTCATAGAATTTCCGGTACAGGTTGAATCAAACGGCTACGGTGAAGACTGGCATCCCAGCGTTAAAACACATGAGCTGATGGCAAACCAGCTTGCTGCAACTATAAAAACTGATTTGGGTTGGTAA
- a CDS encoding ABC transporter permease subunit, translating to MNMFLHELKSMRKTAAIWTISLIALSALFLCIYPSVAADAEEFKKLLANYPPTIRAMLGINIDNIASLLGFYSMVFSFITLCGAIQGMNLGISILSRESRERTADFLLVKPVSRKSIVTAKLLAALTTIVATNIVFYVVSFSIANAVKTEGYNNKLFFMINLTLLFLQIIFMAIGLIISVFFKKLKSVLPISLGVVFGFYMVGALISTGKSDDAARYISPFKYFDITYIIKNAGYEASYLVTAAVIVVAAIVASYIIYIRKDIHAVS from the coding sequence ATGAATATGTTTCTGCATGAACTTAAATCCATGAGAAAGACAGCAGCTATATGGACAATCAGTCTGATAGCTTTGTCAGCACTCTTTCTTTGCATTTATCCCAGTGTAGCTGCTGATGCTGAAGAATTCAAAAAACTGCTTGCCAATTATCCTCCGACAATAAGGGCTATGCTTGGAATAAATATTGATAATATTGCATCCTTATTAGGTTTTTATTCCATGGTATTCTCATTTATTACACTTTGCGGTGCAATTCAAGGTATGAATCTTGGGATTTCCATACTTTCAAGGGAGTCCAGAGAGCGTACGGCGGATTTCCTGCTGGTTAAGCCCGTTTCCCGAAAATCAATAGTGACTGCAAAGCTGTTGGCTGCATTGACAACAATAGTTGCAACAAATATTGTTTTTTATGTTGTATCATTTTCCATAGCCAATGCTGTTAAGACGGAAGGTTATAACAATAAACTGTTCTTTATGATAAATCTGACATTATTATTCCTACAGATAATTTTTATGGCGATTGGCTTGATTATTTCAGTATTTTTCAAAAAACTGAAATCTGTTCTACCAATATCTCTTGGTGTGGTTTTTGGATTTTATATGGTGGGTGCTCTCATTTCTACAGGTAAAAGTGATGATGCTGCACGATATATTTCTCCTTTTAAATATTTTGATATAACCTATATCATAAAAAATGCAGGCTATGAGGCTTCATATCTTGTGACGGCTGCTGTAATAGTAGTTGCGGCCATTGTTGCAAGCTATATCATTTATATCAGAAAGGATATCCATGCAGTAAGTTAA
- a CDS encoding carbohydrate-binding protein encodes MAQKNYEDNGVFLSKKTLYSGDKVILKYNGLLCQAGAENIYVHVGFGESWENKYFVSMTNENDTFIAEIDIKDGKTCGMCFKDAADNWDNNSGENYVFNISKKTVRKKNVTKKTNIPKIKR; translated from the coding sequence ATGGCACAGAAAAATTATGAGGATAATGGAGTATTTTTATCAAAAAAAACTTTATACAGCGGAGACAAGGTAATTCTAAAGTATAACGGGTTACTTTGCCAAGCTGGAGCTGAGAATATATATGTTCATGTTGGATTCGGAGAAAGCTGGGAAAATAAATACTTTGTCTCAATGACAAATGAAAACGACACATTTATAGCCGAAATTGATATAAAAGACGGTAAGACCTGTGGTATGTGTTTTAAGGATGCAGCGGATAACTGGGATAATAATTCCGGTGAAAATTACGTTTTTAACATATCTAAGAAAACTGTGAGAAAGAAAAATGTGACCAAAAAAACTAATATACCAAAAATAAAGCGTTAA
- a CDS encoding 5-formyltetrahydrofolate cyclo-ligase, with amino-acid sequence MCNKNEMRKKYISFRNNISSDSLHEKSKIIAQKLNQLDCVKRAETLMCYVSFGSEVYTHDIINTWLSQGKQVCVPRVVKAKRKSMEAVKISSLEELEPGTYGVLEPTTGQKNTVSPDLINVVIAPGCAFDLNRNRMGYGAGYYDRFLKLISDNCLKVGVAFDFQIMDEIPCDEHDIPMDIIITEERNI; translated from the coding sequence TTGTGTAATAAGAATGAAATGAGAAAGAAATACATTTCCTTTAGAAATAATATAAGTTCAGATAGTTTACATGAGAAATCCAAGATTATAGCTCAAAAACTAAATCAGCTGGACTGTGTTAAGCGTGCAGAAACCTTGATGTGTTATGTAAGCTTTGGGAGCGAGGTTTATACTCATGATATTATTAATACCTGGCTTTCTCAAGGTAAACAGGTATGTGTGCCTCGTGTTGTTAAAGCTAAGAGGAAATCCATGGAGGCAGTAAAAATAAGCAGTCTCGAAGAACTTGAGCCGGGAACCTATGGTGTATTGGAGCCCACTACCGGACAAAAAAATACAGTTAGTCCTGATTTAATCAATGTTGTGATTGCACCGGGATGTGCATTTGATTTAAATAGAAACCGTATGGGATACGGTGCCGGTTATTACGATAGGTTTTTGAAACTAATATCAGACAACTGCTTAAAGGTAGGGGTTGCTTTTGATTTTCAGATAATGGATGAAATACCCTGCGATGAACATGATATTCCTATGGACATTATAATTACAGAAGAAAGAAATATCTAA
- a CDS encoding amidohydrolase: protein MFDVLIKNAELITNDESKPLITGGYIGIKDGRIDFISDSPPENAEARQVIDGRNKIAMPGLVNAHTHSAMTLMRNYADDLALEKWLFDNIFPVEAKLTDKDVYWGTMLGISEMLKSGITAFADMYMFMDEVARAVIETGIKANLCKSPVQFFEDGQLKRLDASQGTIDYYNRYHNSANGRIKVFVEIHSVYLFNENTLRNAAKLAKQLNTGIHIHLLETVSEVESSKKDYGMTSIEICRETGVLDVPVMAAHCVHLSDSDLRIMKEKKASVVHNPTSNLKLGSGIARVPEMMDMGINVCLGTDGAASNNNLNMFEEMNLAAILHKGVAMNPQLMKAHDVLRMGTVNGARAIGFDDTGILSEGMKADIILVDTDKPHFYPKNDPMAMIVYSAQAADVDTVIVDGNILMKNREFTQIDEEKIKFEVATLSKRLLDR, encoded by the coding sequence ATGTTTGACGTACTTATAAAAAATGCTGAATTGATAACTAATGATGAAAGTAAGCCGTTGATTACCGGCGGATACATAGGAATTAAGGATGGGCGTATTGATTTTATTTCAGACAGTCCCCCTGAAAATGCAGAAGCAAGACAAGTAATTGACGGGAGAAATAAGATTGCCATGCCCGGTCTGGTAAACGCCCATACTCACAGTGCCATGACGCTAATGAGAAATTACGCTGATGATTTAGCACTTGAAAAATGGCTGTTTGACAATATATTTCCGGTTGAGGCGAAGCTTACGGATAAAGACGTGTACTGGGGTACTATGCTTGGTATATCCGAAATGCTTAAATCAGGAATTACTGCTTTTGCAGATATGTATATGTTTATGGACGAGGTTGCACGCGCCGTAATTGAAACGGGTATAAAAGCAAACCTTTGCAAAAGCCCGGTACAGTTCTTTGAGGACGGACAATTAAAAAGACTGGACGCAAGTCAGGGAACCATTGATTATTACAACAGATATCACAATTCGGCAAATGGAAGAATAAAGGTTTTTGTAGAAATACATTCAGTTTACTTGTTTAATGAAAATACTCTCAGAAATGCGGCTAAGCTGGCTAAACAGCTGAATACGGGTATTCATATACATTTGCTTGAAACTGTATCCGAGGTTGAATCCAGTAAAAAAGACTATGGTATGACTTCTATTGAGATATGCAGAGAAACAGGTGTACTTGACGTTCCTGTTATGGCGGCACACTGTGTTCACCTCAGCGATAGCGACCTTAGAATTATGAAGGAAAAGAAGGCAAGTGTGGTTCATAATCCAACCAGCAATCTAAAGCTGGGAAGCGGTATTGCAAGGGTTCCTGAAATGATGGACATGGGGATTAATGTATGCCTTGGTACTGATGGCGCTGCCAGCAATAATAACCTTAATATGTTTGAGGAAATGAATCTTGCTGCAATACTGCACAAGGGCGTCGCTATGAATCCACAGCTAATGAAGGCCCATGATGTTCTTAGAATGGGAACTGTTAATGGTGCAAGAGCCATAGGGTTTGACGACACCGGTATATTATCTGAAGGGATGAAAGCAGACATAATATTGGTTGACACTGACAAACCTCACTTTTACCCTAAAAATGACCCTATGGCAATGATTGTATATTCTGCACAGGCAGCTGATGTGGATACTGTTATAGTAGACGGAAATATTCTGATGAAGAATCGTGAATTCACACAGATAGATGAAGAAAAAATTAAGTTTGAGGTAGCTACCTTGTCCAAGAGGCTTCTAGACAGGTAA
- a CDS encoding ABC transporter ATP-binding protein, producing the protein MSVIEIKNLTKSYGKARGINNINLSVEQGEIFGFIGPNGAGKSTTIRTLLGLIYPSEGSATIFGKSCTEHPEVRKELGYLPSEVFYYDNMRVMDLLKYSASFYKKDCTRRIKELAEVMDLDLKKKIEDLSFGNKKKVGIVQGLLHEPKLIILDEPTSGLDPLMQQKFFELIAEENRKGATVFFSSHILSEVQKMCSRVAFIKDGKIIKLEKMSTLQENSYKKISIETKEIIPKEVFDIKGVSKLESKGKSINFIFKGNINLIMGKMADIDLRNISIEEPDLEEIFMHYYVKED; encoded by the coding sequence ATGAGTGTCATTGAAATTAAGAATCTTACAAAAAGTTATGGTAAAGCAAGAGGTATAAACAATATAAATCTGAGCGTAGAGCAGGGCGAGATTTTTGGTTTTATCGGTCCCAACGGAGCGGGGAAATCAACCACTATCAGAACGCTCCTTGGCCTGATATATCCCTCTGAGGGGAGTGCAACTATTTTTGGTAAAAGCTGCACCGAACATCCCGAGGTGAGAAAAGAATTGGGATATCTTCCTTCAGAAGTTTTTTACTATGACAATATGAGGGTAATGGACCTTTTGAAATATTCAGCCAGCTTTTACAAAAAGGACTGTACAAGAAGGATTAAAGAACTTGCAGAAGTAATGGATCTTGATTTGAAAAAGAAAATAGAAGATCTTTCCTTCGGAAATAAGAAAAAGGTGGGTATTGTGCAGGGACTTCTTCACGAACCCAAGCTGATTATTCTTGACGAACCTACCAGTGGGCTTGATCCTCTTATGCAGCAGAAATTCTTTGAACTTATTGCAGAGGAAAACCGTAAGGGAGCAACAGTGTTCTTTTCCTCGCATATCCTCAGTGAGGTTCAGAAAATGTGCAGCAGAGTGGCTTTCATTAAGGACGGTAAGATTATAAAGCTTGAAAAGATGAGTACCCTTCAGGAAAACAGTTATAAGAAGATTAGCATTGAAACTAAAGAAATTATTCCTAAGGAAGTATTTGATATAAAGGGTGTCAGCAAATTGGAAAGCAAAGGTAAAAGCATTAATTTTATCTTTAAAGGAAATATTAACCTGATTATGGGAAAGATGGCTGATATTGACCTTAGAAATATTTCAATCGAAGAACCTGACCTTGAGGAAATCTTTATGCATTACTATGTAAAGGAGGATTGA
- a CDS encoding adenosylhomocysteinase: MKSVIRDISLADKGKQKIEWVRKNMPLLRSLEDEFRETKPFDGVRVVVSVHLEAKTAYLAKLFAIGGGEVSVTGSNPLSTQDDVAAGLVADGLDVYAWYNSTKEEYEEHLNLALGYKPNIIIDDGGDLVNLLHTKRKELLPHIMGGCEETTTGVLRLKAMEKEGVLRFPMVAVNNANCKYLFDNRYGTGQSVWDGINRTTNLIVAGKNVVVAGYGWCGKGIAMRAKGFGASVIVTEVDPIKAAEAVMDGFKVMKMSDAAKVGDFFITVTGCRDVIKAEHFNLMKDGAILCNAGHFDVEVSVEELEKIAVEKQIQRHNITGYKMENGRWINLLAEGRLVNLAAGDGHPAEIMDMSFALQALSAEYMLKNYNKLGNKVIDVPADLDKKVATMKLKSWGVKIDKLSKEQTNYLNSWAE, from the coding sequence ATGAAAAGCGTTATCCGCGACATTTCTTTAGCAGATAAAGGAAAGCAGAAAATTGAATGGGTAAGAAAGAACATGCCTCTTCTCAGAAGTCTTGAGGATGAGTTCAGGGAGACAAAGCCCTTTGACGGAGTAAGAGTTGTAGTATCAGTTCATCTGGAGGCTAAAACAGCTTATCTCGCAAAGTTATTTGCAATCGGAGGAGGAGAGGTGTCGGTTACAGGAAGTAATCCGTTATCCACCCAGGATGACGTAGCAGCCGGCCTTGTAGCAGACGGTCTCGATGTATACGCATGGTATAATTCAACCAAGGAAGAATATGAGGAGCATTTAAATCTTGCTTTAGGATACAAGCCGAATATTATCATTGATGATGGAGGCGATTTGGTTAACCTGCTGCATACCAAGAGAAAAGAGCTCCTTCCGCATATTATGGGTGGATGTGAAGAAACAACTACCGGGGTACTTCGCTTAAAGGCCATGGAAAAAGAAGGTGTACTGAGATTTCCGATGGTTGCGGTAAATAATGCAAACTGTAAGTACTTGTTTGATAACAGGTATGGTACAGGACAATCGGTTTGGGATGGTATTAACAGAACAACCAACCTTATTGTAGCGGGAAAAAATGTAGTTGTTGCAGGATACGGATGGTGCGGCAAGGGCATTGCCATGAGAGCTAAAGGCTTTGGTGCCAGTGTTATTGTTACTGAAGTTGATCCTATTAAGGCGGCAGAAGCAGTAATGGACGGTTTCAAGGTAATGAAAATGTCCGATGCTGCAAAAGTTGGCGATTTCTTTATAACCGTAACAGGATGCCGAGATGTTATTAAAGCGGAGCATTTCAATCTTATGAAAGATGGAGCTATTCTCTGTAATGCAGGCCATTTTGATGTTGAGGTTTCGGTTGAAGAATTGGAGAAAATAGCTGTTGAGAAACAGATTCAGAGACATAACATTACAGGATACAAGATGGAGAACGGAAGATGGATAAATCTTTTGGCAGAAGGCAGGCTTGTAAATCTTGCTGCAGGTGACGGACATCCTGCTGAAATTATGGATATGAGCTTCGCTCTTCAGGCGCTTTCAGCCGAATATATGCTAAAAAATTACAATAAGCTGGGAAACAAGGTAATTGACGTTCCTGCTGATCTTGATAAAAAGGTTGCAACCATGAAACTTAAATCATGGGGAGTAAAAATAGATAAGCTTTCAAAAGAGCAAACGAATTATCTTAACAGTTGGGCAGAGTAA
- a CDS encoding alpha/beta hydrolase — protein sequence MNYEADYRQFVDSGEPLNSIQEKDWAFYGQCGLEYPFLYATPDPNREDYFARPYSEDPLQRLDIHHLKTLEKKKRPVIFYIHGGGWTNEDKSNTRFVSHDWIKKGYTVVSINYRLSPNVTHPAIIEDCAKALKWVQENIHEYGGDPNRICVIGHSAGGHLAALLVTGVKWHKKYDIDIKKVKCWIPLSGIHDFNLPENYMPPMLNAAIIAMLGGDENKVECSPVSHITGKEPPCLILHGGDDWLVPRTNSIELHDKLIEKGAKDSKLYIVKGYAHCNMILGFERPGHKPAELINEYLDEMLPTCEGKNNNK from the coding sequence ATGAATTATGAGGCTGATTATAGGCAGTTTGTAGATTCAGGGGAACCGTTAAACTCAATCCAGGAGAAGGATTGGGCATTTTACGGACAATGTGGACTAGAGTATCCGTTTCTTTATGCCACACCGGATCCTAATCGTGAGGACTACTTTGCTAGGCCCTACAGTGAGGATCCGCTGCAAAGACTTGATATTCACCATTTAAAAACTCTAGAAAAAAAGAAACGACCGGTTATATTCTATATACATGGAGGCGGCTGGACAAATGAAGATAAAAGCAATACAAGATTTGTTTCACATGACTGGATAAAAAAAGGATATACGGTTGTTTCTATAAACTATAGATTATCACCAAATGTGACACATCCTGCAATAATAGAAGACTGTGCTAAAGCTCTTAAATGGGTACAGGAAAACATACATGAGTATGGTGGCGACCCTAATAGAATTTGTGTAATAGGACATTCGGCCGGAGGACATTTGGCGGCTCTTCTTGTTACAGGAGTTAAATGGCACAAAAAATATGATATAGATATTAAAAAGGTTAAATGCTGGATACCTTTAAGTGGTATTCATGATTTTAACCTGCCGGAAAATTACATGCCCCCTATGCTTAATGCGGCAATAATCGCAATGCTGGGAGGAGATGAAAATAAAGTTGAATGCTCACCTGTTTCACATATAACCGGAAAAGAACCCCCTTGTCTGATATTGCATGGAGGAGATGACTGGCTGGTTCCCAGAACAAATTCCATAGAATTACATGACAAGCTAATTGAAAAAGGAGCAAAAGATTCAAAGTTATATATTGTCAAAGGTTATGCCCACTGTAATATGATACTTGGATTTGAAAGGCCGGGACATAAACCTGCTGAATTAATAAATGAGTATCTTGATGAAATGCTTCCTACTTGTGAGGGAAAAAATAATAATAAATAA
- a CDS encoding TetR/AcrR family transcriptional regulator, with protein MDKFLNLPEEKRNRIVDAALKSFGSNGYKKTSVSDIAKAADISKAMVFHYFGTKKDLYLYLVKMCTDIIINEINNGFDSTVTDFFERIKQSSELKASVMKRHTDIPAFLIGVFFESDPEVKSDITSLLAVGDDYRDKIAFDGMDTSKFKEGIDPKLVLKMLIWMAEGYSSQLSFSTLDLDVMLKEFYECMDLLRNNFYKEEYL; from the coding sequence TTGGATAAGTTTTTAAATCTACCTGAAGAGAAAAGAAACAGAATTGTAGATGCGGCACTTAAATCATTTGGTTCAAATGGCTACAAGAAAACCTCTGTCAGCGATATAGCCAAAGCTGCTGATATTTCAAAAGCCATGGTATTTCACTACTTTGGAACAAAAAAAGATTTATACCTATACTTGGTAAAAATGTGCACTGACATAATTATTAATGAAATAAATAATGGCTTTGATTCCACGGTTACTGATTTCTTTGAAAGAATCAAGCAATCATCCGAACTTAAAGCTTCAGTAATGAAAAGGCATACTGATATTCCTGCTTTTCTAATCGGTGTATTTTTTGAGTCTGACCCCGAAGTGAAGTCAGATATTACATCCCTGCTTGCCGTTGGAGATGATTACAGAGATAAAATCGCTTTTGACGGAATGGATACTTCAAAATTTAAAGAAGGTATTGACCCCAAGTTGGTACTAAAAATGCTTATATGGATGGCTGAAGGTTACTCTAGTCAATTGTCTTTTTCTACACTGGATTTAGATGTTATGTTAAAGGAATTTTATGAATGTATGGATTTGCTCAGGAACAATTTTTATAAGGAGGAGTATTTATGA
- a CDS encoding SAM-dependent methyltransferase, whose protein sequence is MNKKNVQKLVLFLTGLEQRIIDNSSFFKGIVIKLKSGTKQYEANIILKDEKLLLNYNGRTDKLEISWLSARVSKIAESYEALTLIYEERGTSILIEADDKNVKMRTKDTETTESSKGHNETAQIANRDYFIKVGPADDVLKAIGVLGDNGKIRNDMIRKYNQIDHYIELVDGMLKTLCSKYGSLNVIDCGCGKSYLSFVLNYYIKDVLKKNCYFTGLDVSKTVIDASHKIAESLDYKNMDFKITDIRDYTADKDIHLVISLHACDTATDEAISLAVRNNAKAMVMVPCCQKEILSQYSFDMLHSITKHGVLKARLADVLTDGIRLLILEALGYKVSIVEYVSPLETPKNLMIRAEKAGGINYNLIGEYKKLKETLGIHPTIEKLIQPYF, encoded by the coding sequence ATGAATAAAAAGAATGTACAAAAACTGGTGCTTTTCCTGACAGGGCTGGAGCAGAGAATTATAGACAATTCAAGCTTTTTTAAGGGTATAGTTATAAAGCTTAAATCAGGTACAAAGCAGTATGAAGCCAATATAATCCTAAAGGACGAAAAGCTGCTTTTAAATTATAATGGCAGGACTGATAAACTGGAGATTTCATGGCTTTCTGCCAGAGTCTCAAAGATTGCCGAAAGTTATGAAGCTTTGACTCTTATATATGAAGAAAGAGGGACTTCCATATTAATTGAAGCGGACGACAAAAATGTTAAAATGAGGACAAAGGATACAGAAACTACAGAATCCTCTAAAGGCCATAATGAAACCGCACAGATTGCAAACAGGGATTACTTTATAAAAGTCGGGCCTGCGGATGATGTCTTAAAGGCAATTGGTGTTCTTGGAGATAACGGCAAAATAAGAAATGATATGATAAGAAAATACAACCAGATTGATCACTATATTGAATTAGTTGACGGTATGCTTAAAACATTATGTTCAAAATACGGAAGCTTAAACGTAATTGACTGCGGATGCGGAAAGTCATACCTTTCATTTGTACTGAACTATTATATTAAGGATGTACTGAAAAAGAACTGCTATTTTACTGGTCTGGATGTTTCTAAAACGGTAATCGATGCATCACATAAAATTGCAGAAAGCCTTGACTACAAGAATATGGATTTTAAAATAACGGACATAAGAGATTATACTGCTGATAAGGATATTCATCTTGTAATAAGTCTTCATGCCTGTGATACTGCTACGGATGAAGCGATAAGTCTGGCTGTGAGGAACAATGCAAAGGCAATGGTTATGGTACCCTGCTGCCAAAAGGAAATATTGAGCCAGTATTCTTTTGATATGCTTCACAGTATTACAAAGCATGGCGTTCTGAAAGCGCGTTTAGCAGATGTACTTACGGATGGGATACGTTTACTGATTCTTGAGGCACTTGGGTATAAGGTATCTATCGTAGAATATGTTTCACCTCTGGAAACACCAAAAAACCTTATGATAAGAGCGGAAAAAGCAGGAGGTATAAACTACAACCTTATAGGTGAGTACAAGAAGCTTAAAGAGACTCTGGGCATACATCCCACTATTGAAAAGCTCATACAGCCATATTTTTAG
- a CDS encoding ABC transporter permease subunit has translation MNIFLRELKANRKALIIWSVCMFLLILSGMGKYTAYSSGGAGSDVFEKMPYTLKALLGMGSFDVTTIGGFFGMMFVYIELAVAIHAVLLGSGIIAKEERDKTTEFLMVKPVSRTNVITSKFFAAFVNLVIINLISFVSSLIMVNAYNKGEDITGNIAVFFVSMFIVQLVFLSLGAALASVMKKPKASGSVAAGILMGSFIVAKITDLTDKVNVINVFSPFKYFSYKDIVDGKGIDVTIVILCIVLVAVFVSSTYLFYKNRDLKV, from the coding sequence ATGAATATTTTTTTAAGAGAATTGAAGGCAAACAGAAAAGCCTTGATTATATGGAGTGTTTGCATGTTTTTATTGATACTGAGCGGTATGGGAAAATATACTGCTTACTCTTCAGGCGGGGCAGGCAGTGATGTTTTTGAAAAAATGCCGTATACCTTGAAGGCACTATTGGGAATGGGTTCTTTCGATGTTACAACAATCGGCGGTTTTTTTGGAATGATGTTTGTATATATTGAGCTTGCGGTTGCTATACATGCAGTTTTGCTGGGAAGTGGGATAATCGCAAAAGAGGAAAGGGACAAAACCACAGAATTTTTGATGGTGAAACCTGTGTCCCGTACAAATGTAATTACTTCAAAGTTTTTTGCAGCTTTTGTAAATTTGGTGATTATTAACCTGATAAGCTTTGTTTCATCGTTAATTATGGTTAATGCTTATAACAAGGGAGAAGACATTACAGGGAATATTGCAGTATTTTTTGTGAGCATGTTTATTGTTCAGCTTGTATTTTTGTCTTTAGGCGCAGCTCTTGCTTCTGTAATGAAAAAGCCAAAAGCTTCAGGGTCAGTGGCAGCAGGAATACTTATGGGAAGCTTTATTGTAGCCAAGATTACTGACTTGACAGATAAAGTGAACGTAATTAATGTTTTTTCGCCTTTTAAATATTTCAGTTACAAGGATATAGTTGACGGGAAGGGTATTGACGTTACAATAGTAATTTTGTGTATTGTACTTGTCGCAGTTTTTGTCAGTTCAACTTATTTATTTTATAAGAACAGGGATTTGAAAGTTTAG
- a CDS encoding recombinase family protein gives MLGFNKPDINYHIGIYVRQSRDENEENIETIETQKKLLADFVKKNNFGTIYKTYVDDNVSGAGFERYALEELKKDVMACNVNLVVLKDLSRLGRNNAKTLLFLDFLEEYGVRVITSDGRYDSLKDNETVGIDTWYNEQYNTSWMYC, from the coding sequence ATGCTTGGATTTAACAAACCTGATATCAATTATCATATAGGTATATATGTAAGGCAAAGCAGAGATGAGAATGAGGAAAATATTGAGACTATTGAAACACAGAAAAAGCTTCTGGCAGACTTTGTGAAAAAGAATAATTTCGGAACTATCTATAAAACTTATGTGGATGACAATGTTTCAGGTGCGGGCTTTGAAAGGTATGCCCTTGAAGAACTGAAAAAAGACGTAATGGCGTGTAATGTAAATCTCGTTGTATTAAAGGACTTGTCAAGGCTGGGAAGAAACAATGCCAAAACGCTGCTTTTCCTTGACTTTCTGGAGGAATACGGAGTGCGAGTAATTACTTCTGACGGCAGATATGACAGCCTCAAGGACAATGAAACCGTGGGAATAGATACATGGTACAACGAGCAGTACAATACATCATGGATGTATTGCTGA